A genomic region of Pararge aegeria chromosome 11, ilParAegt1.1, whole genome shotgun sequence contains the following coding sequences:
- the LOC120627328 gene encoding peroxiredoxin-5, mitochondrial-like, with amino-acid sequence MFRTSVSIIRGVSASAFAKQTSNRALHTTFYAMAPVKVGDKLPAVDLFEDSPANKVNVCDLTSGKKVVLFAVPGAFTPGCSKTHLPGYVQNADKLKSEGVAEIVCVSVNDPYVMAAWGAQHNTKGKVRMLADPSGNFIKALDLGTSLPPLGGFRSKRFSMVINDSTIEELNVEPDGTGLSCSLADKIKVKK; translated from the exons ATGTTTCGCACGAGCGTGTCAATTATTCGAGGTGTTTCAGCATCAGCATTTGCGAAACAAACATCCAATCGAGCACTCCACACGACATTTTACGCAATGGCTCCAGTCAag GTTGGGGACAAGTTGCCGGCAGTCGATTTGTTTGAGGATTCTCCGGCTAATAAAGTGAATGTATGCGATTTGACGAGTGGCAAGAAGGTCGTACTTTTTGCTGTACCCGGTGCATTTACTCCCGGATGTTCAAAGACGCATTTGCCTGGATATGTGCAAAACGCTGATAAGTTGAAGTCTGAAGGAGTTGCTGAGATCGTTTGCGTGTCCGTGAATGACCCTTATGTGATGGCTGCGTGGGGAGCACAGCACAACACTAAGGGAAAG GTTCGCATGCTTGCAGACCCCAGCGGAAACTTCATCAAGGCATTGGACCTTGGCACAAGCCTACCACCACTGGGAGGATTCCGTTCTAAAAGATTTTCAATGGTCATCAACGACAGTACAATTGAGGAATTGAATGTTGAACCAGATGGAACAGGCCTGTCCTGCTCTCTTGCTGATAAGATTAAAGTGAAGAAATAA
- the LOC120627724 gene encoding transportin-3: MESPSMDTIYQAISALYDNPNGNEKEKASTWLGDVQKSIHSWKVADQLLQQKKDVPSCFFAAQTMRSKVQHNLSELPQDAVVSLRDTLVAHLEGISADTSPPILTQLSLALADLALQMLTWQNCVSDLIKLFSNKNYFVLLEILTVLPQEIDSSSLKLGENRREEIKTELRANAQDVTFFLKECINSNPNSQIALKIIKCMTSWIQVKAISIQEVPQNAVIGFSLQVLQDHTSINILHDAASDCICAILHCLEDNSNNTEVEKLLFDNVSALEASYHMVVAHEEEEKAANYARVFTELAETFLGKIILSTANGSAHFAMRALELVLMCVGHHDYEVAKITFNLWYRLSEEVYERDYQPLTDAFKPHIERLIEALARHCQCEPDLIQLPDEDEFFDFRMKVMELIKDVVFIVGSSSVFCQMFATLQADLSWEQTEAALFIMQAVAKNILPEEYEYVPKVVEAILSMPEDSHPAVRKTCILLLGELCEWIERHPECLEASLQNLIRALHDKRLANAAAVALQNICKACRSHAAPHAATLLRAARLADELALPLHTSSTLMRALAAAIGRLPHDQLTVAMREATAVQLAGLNELLKSSKEMKKGTSSDPVLWLDRLAALFRDVDVLPASGAHPCMPAFRDAWPAINDVMIKYVSDGRIMERSCRCVRFMVRSAGRHAAPLLPALCGALPALYAARAHSCLLYLCAVLCDALAEPAAGAALAGLLRAVLPRALALLTAPAGLKDNPDTVDDLFRLCVRYLQRSPAALVEGDTLGSVLQCAVAACALDHSDANCSLMKFLHDLTRMASATRTDDHHLKGLVNTALTQYGETLTYALLEASVLHLHSYMLAEVGEVLLELLQWQRGAGVDWLQSALRRLPRAPPAATEHQCWQFHQYAMRAEKCKEMTRLLRDFARLYR, from the exons ATGGAATCGCCATCAATGGACACTATTTACCAGGCCATCAGTGCCTTGTATGATAACCCCAATGGAAACGAGAAGGAAAAGGCTTCTACCTGGCTAGGAGACGTACAGAAATCT ATACACTCCTGGAAAGTAGCAGATCAGCTCCTACAACAGAAGAAGGATGTGCCTTCGTGTTTTTTCGCTGCACAAACAATGCGATCTAAAGTGCAACATAACCTATCAGAACTACCACAGGATGCTGTTGTATCCCTCAGAGACACTCTAGTGGCGCATTTAGAAGGCATCTCGGCTGATACTAGTCCGCCTATCCTAACTCAATTGTCCTTAGCGCTAGCCGATCTTGCATTACAGATGTTGACATGGCAAAACTGTGTCAGTGAccttattaagttattttccaacaaaaattattttgttctaCTAGAAATATTAACAGTGCTACCTCAGGAAATTGACTCATCAAGCTTGAAACTTGGTGAGAATCGAAGGGAGGAAATAAAAACAGAGTTACGTGCTAATGCGCAAGATGTCACATTTTTTCTGAAGGAATGTATTAATAGTAATCCAAATTCTCAAATTGCAttgaaaattataaagtgtatgACATCATGGATACAAGTTAAAGCTATTAGTATACAGGAAGTGCCTCAAAATGCTGTAATAGGGTTCAGTTTGCAAGTTTTACAAGACCATACATCTATAAACATACTACATGATGCAGCTTCTGACTGTATTTGTGCAATATTACATTGTTTAGAAGATAATAGCAATAATACTGAGGTAGAAAAGTTATTATTTGATAATGTATCAGCTCTAGAAGCAAGCTACCATATGGTAGTAGCTCATGAAGAGGAAGAAAAAGCTGCAAACTACGCTAGAGTGTTCACAGAGTTGGCGGAGACATTTTTAGGGAAAATTATATTGAGTACTGCCAATGGAAGTGCACATTTTGCCATGAGAGCCTTAGAATTGGTTTTAATGTGTGTAGGACATCATGATTATGAG GtagcaaaaataacatttaacttGTGGTATCGTTTATCAGAAGAGGTATATGAGAGGGACTACCAACCACTGACAGATGCATTCAAGCCTCACATTGAGAGGCTAATTGAAGCCTTGGCAAGGCACTGTCAGTGTGAACCTGACCTTATACAGCTGCCAGATGAAGATGAGTTTTTT GACTTCAGAATGAAAGTAATGGAGCTGATCAAGGATGTGGTGTTCATAGTTGGATCCAGCTCAGTCTTCTGTCAAATGTTCGCCACACTGCAGGCTGATCTTTCCTGGGAACAAACGGAAGCTGCTCTTTTTATTATGCAAGCTGTAGCAAAGAACATATTGCC TGAGGAATATGAATATGTGCCAAAAGTAGTGGAAGCAATACTATCTATGCCTGAGGACAGTCATCCAGCCGTTCGTAAGACATGCATCCTCCTTCTGGGGGAACTCTGCGAATGGATCGAAAGGCATCCTGAGTGCCTGGAGGCCAGTCTGCAAAACCTAATTAGAGCATTGCATGATAAGAGATTAGCCAATGCAGCTGCTGTCGCTTTGCAG AACATCTGCAAGGCGTGCCGCAGCCACGCCGCGCCGCACGCGGCCACGCTGCTCCGTGCGGCGCGCCTGGCCGACGAGCTGGCGCTGCCGCTGCACACCTCCTCCACGCTCATGCGCGCGCTGGCCGCCGCCATCGGCCGCCTGCCGCACGACCAG CTGACGGTGGCGATGCGCGAGGCCACGGCGGTGCAGCTGGCCGGCCTGAACGAGCTGCTGAAGAGCAGCAAGGAGATGAAGAAGGGCACCAGCTCCGACCCCGTGCTGTGGCTGGACCGGCTGGCGGCGCTGTTCCGCGACGTGGACGTGCTGCCGGCCAGCGGCGCGCACCCCTGCATGCCGGCCTTCCGCGACGCCTGGCCCGCCATCAACGACGTCATGATCAA ATACGTGTCGGACGGGCGCATCATGGAGCGCTCGTGCCGCTGCGTGCGGTTCATGGTGCGCAGCGCGGGCCGCCACGCCGCGCCGCTGCTGCCCGCGCTGTGCGGCGCGCTGCCCGCGCTGTACGCGGCGCGCGCGCACTCGTGCCTGCTGTACCTGTGCGCCGTGCTGTGCGACGCGCTGGCCGAGCCCGCCGCCGGCGCCGCGCTGGCCGGCCTGCTGCGCGCCGTGCTGCCGCGCGCGCTGGCGCTGCTCACCGCGCCCGCCGGCCTCAAGGACAACCCCGACACCGTGGACGACCTGTTCCGGCTTTGCGTACG ATATCTCCAGAGGAGCCCAGCAGCTCTGGTGGAGGGAGACACCCTGGGGTCGGTCCTCCAATGCGCCGTCGCGGCTTGCGCCTTAGATCACAGCGACGCCAACTGCTCGCTGATGAAGTTCCTCCACGACCTCACTCGTATGGCCTCCGCCACGCGAACTGACGACCATCACTTAAAAG GTCTGGTGAACACGGCGTTGACGCAGTACGGAGAGACGCTGACGTACGCGCTACTTGAGGCTTCCGTCCTGCATCTACACTCGTACATGCTCGCTGAA GTGGGCGAGGTGTTGCTGGAGCTGTTGCAGTGGCAGCGCGGCGCGGGCGTGGACTGGTTGCAGAGCGCACTGCGCCGACTTCcgcgcgcgccgcccgccgccaCCGAGCACCAGTGCTGGCAGTTCCACCAGTACGCCATGAG gGCTGAGAAATGCAAGGAGATGACCCGATTGCTGCGCGACTTCGCGCGCCTCTACCGATAG